From Paenibacillus sp. PK3_47, the proteins below share one genomic window:
- a CDS encoding aminotransferase class I/II-fold pyridoxal phosphate-dependent enzyme: MDHKTTLQEAFNETSVQLAGHGKRDAGVLKKAFVDIEDTLSSDMYGEGKVISDFEAEMAEVLGKETAVFFPSGTMAQQIALRIWCDRKELKTVAYHPLSHLEIHEQDGLKELHHIRTVLLADKDRLITLDDVKNMETNIACLLLELPQREIGGQLPEYDELEAISAYCRKQGIILHLDGARLFEVLPYYGKTAAEVCSLFDSVYISVYKGIGGIAGAVLAGSRDFTAESKIWKRRHGGDLISLYPYIIPARHYFRQRVDKMGQYYEEAMELAVLFNSCAKVSTLPEVPVSNMFHVRFALPAEAVEPLLIKLYEETGVGLTGRLKNTGDQSCSFELSTGDLYGSIPKDKVKAAFALLDKLMQEAQH; this comes from the coding sequence ATGGACCATAAGACAACACTGCAGGAAGCCTTTAATGAAACTTCAGTTCAGCTGGCCGGACATGGCAAAAGGGATGCCGGAGTCCTAAAAAAAGCTTTTGTAGATATTGAAGACACTCTCAGCAGCGATATGTACGGAGAGGGCAAGGTAATCAGTGATTTCGAAGCGGAAATGGCGGAGGTGCTGGGCAAGGAAACAGCGGTATTTTTCCCCAGCGGTACGATGGCCCAGCAGATTGCTCTCAGGATCTGGTGTGACCGCAAAGAGCTGAAGACGGTGGCTTACCACCCTTTGAGCCATCTGGAGATTCATGAGCAGGACGGGCTTAAGGAGCTTCATCACATCCGGACTGTACTGCTTGCGGACAAGGACCGTTTAATTACACTGGATGATGTAAAAAATATGGAGACGAATATCGCCTGTCTTCTGCTGGAATTGCCGCAGCGTGAAATTGGCGGACAGCTGCCGGAATATGACGAGCTGGAGGCCATTTCCGCCTACTGCCGCAAGCAGGGAATTATCCTCCATCTGGATGGTGCCCGCCTGTTCGAGGTGCTGCCGTACTACGGAAAGACAGCAGCTGAAGTATGCAGCCTGTTCGACAGCGTGTATATCTCAGTGTACAAGGGCATTGGCGGGATTGCCGGCGCGGTTCTGGCGGGAAGCAGAGACTTTACAGCGGAATCGAAGATCTGGAAACGGCGGCATGGCGGAGATCTGATCAGCCTGTATCCGTACATTATCCCGGCCAGACACTATTTCCGGCAGAGAGTGGATAAGATGGGGCAGTATTATGAGGAAGCCATGGAGCTGGCAGTCTTGTTCAACAGCTGTGCCAAAGTATCTACACTGCCTGAGGTGCCGGTATCCAACATGTTTCATGTGCGCTTTGCCCTCCCGGCGGAGGCCGTGGAGCCGCTGCTGATCAAGCTTTATGAGGAGACCGGGGTAGGGTTGACCGGCCGGCTGAAAAATACCGGTGACCAGTCCTGCTCCTTCGAACTGAGCACAGGCGACCTGTACGGCAGCATTCCCAAAGACAAAGTGAAAGCGGCCTTTGCACTGCTGGACAAGTTGATGCAGGAAGCGCAACACTGA
- a CDS encoding oligosaccharide flippase family protein has translation MKTNIRLAAIITYLSVFLGVIISLGSTPFIVSTLGKSEYGLFSLVNSIIAYIVLLDLGFGSAVVRFNSKYISENDTTGQRNINGMFLILFSGIGLISLLASLILVFNFESIFTSLNESELGILRTIFIIAAVNVAISFPMNIYSSIITAYERFVYLKIINLLRVVISPAMMVLVLIMGFRSVGMVSVALGLNIIIGLANYFVCRYKMKLVVKFSKFDSKLFKEVFSYSSYILLSSIAFQLYTNADPLIIGMFLGATPIAIYAISTQLNTYIMNFSNVLSSFYLPKLTKMIVKGANQATLMIELVRIGRIQALIVGYIVSGFVLFGQVFILIWLGEGYRYAYTIALIIIIPQITSIVQSLFATMLEAMNRHKVKALIYFSIAVLKIILTLIFIRVWGITGCAIATAAGMIVNVILNNIYYRYKLKFDIAYFWKEIIKVFIPVVLLSGVCGFLLTYVSISSYLQLGLYVILYSVLYAATMWTFSMNADEKLIVKGPMRKAVLRSQT, from the coding sequence TTGAAAACCAATATTAGACTTGCTGCGATTATCACCTACCTCTCTGTCTTTCTGGGTGTAATCATCTCCCTGGGTTCGACGCCGTTTATCGTCTCGACCCTGGGGAAATCGGAATACGGGCTATTTTCACTGGTAAACTCGATTATTGCCTATATTGTCCTGCTGGACCTCGGCTTCGGCAGTGCGGTCGTCCGGTTCAATTCCAAGTATATTTCCGAGAATGATACCACTGGCCAGCGGAACATCAACGGGATGTTTCTGATTCTGTTCTCAGGGATCGGCCTCATTTCATTGCTCGCCAGCCTGATTCTGGTGTTTAATTTCGAATCTATTTTTACCAGTCTGAATGAATCGGAGCTTGGCATCCTCAGGACCATATTCATCATTGCCGCGGTCAATGTGGCTATTTCATTCCCGATGAACATTTACAGTTCCATCATAACCGCTTATGAACGGTTTGTTTATCTTAAGATCATCAATCTGCTGCGGGTCGTTATTTCTCCGGCGATGATGGTGCTGGTCCTGATTATGGGCTTCAGATCGGTAGGAATGGTGTCCGTAGCCCTTGGACTGAATATTATCATCGGCTTGGCCAACTACTTTGTCTGCAGATATAAAATGAAGCTTGTTGTGAAATTCAGCAAATTCGATTCCAAGCTGTTCAAGGAAGTGTTCAGTTATTCTTCCTACATATTACTGTCGTCCATCGCCTTTCAGCTGTATACGAATGCCGATCCGCTGATCATCGGTATGTTCCTCGGGGCGACGCCGATTGCGATCTATGCAATTTCCACCCAGCTGAATACGTACATCATGAACTTTTCCAATGTGCTGTCCAGCTTTTATCTGCCCAAGCTTACGAAGATGATTGTCAAAGGCGCTAATCAGGCTACACTCATGATTGAGCTCGTCCGGATCGGCAGAATCCAGGCGCTTATTGTAGGGTATATTGTGTCGGGGTTCGTGCTGTTCGGACAGGTTTTTATTCTGATCTGGCTGGGTGAAGGGTACCGGTATGCATACACGATCGCCCTGATCATCATCATTCCGCAGATCACTTCGATCGTCCAGTCACTGTTCGCCACGATGCTGGAAGCCATGAACAGGCACAAGGTGAAAGCCCTGATCTATTTCTCGATTGCCGTTCTGAAAATAATCCTGACCCTGATATTTATCCGGGTCTGGGGAATTACCGGCTGTGCGATTGCAACTGCTGCAGGGATGATCGTCAATGTCATCCTGAACAATATCTATTACAGATATAAATTGAAATTCGACATCGCTTATTTCTGGAAGGAAATCATTAAAGTTTTCATTCCGGTTGTACTGCTCTCTGGTGTGTGCGGATTCCTGCTGACCTATGTGAGCATCAGCTCCTATCTCCAGCTTGGCCTGTATGTGATCCTGTATTCGGTGCTGTACGCGGCCACCATGTGGACCTTCAGCATGAATGCGGACGAGAAGCTGATCGTCAAGGGTCCGATGAGAAAAGCGGTTCTGCGGAGCCAGACCTAG
- a CDS encoding polysaccharide pyruvyl transferase family protein: MTKIIHKMLPLSFRNYVSNNEVYRYYKGFLVNREMYKSKSKAIFVVGSPEHDNLGDHAITMGQMEFLKKAFPDYTLIEIVADRLTYNLKCLEQYSTPDDIFVLQGGGNFGIEYFREEEVRRKIITKFPNNKIILFPQTIFFGDTELGRKEFKKTQSLYSAHKDLTLVARERTSYEIMKENFKNNDVLLTPDIVMSLDITEPTRKREGALLCIRADKESIFNETEKQIIQDSVSKAFDRITSSDTCIIRYISVEEREKELYDLWNQFKEAELVITDRLHGMIFAAITSTPCIALGNYNYKVVGSYEWIKHLGYIKFTHDINDIPQLIEELSKIPAPRYNNDFSTEHYNQIIAAMSAKKDEFNPSSIVTA, encoded by the coding sequence ATGACCAAAATTATTCACAAAATGCTGCCGTTATCCTTCCGGAATTATGTGAGCAATAATGAAGTCTACCGATACTATAAAGGCTTTTTAGTCAACCGGGAGATGTACAAGAGCAAATCCAAAGCCATTTTTGTAGTCGGCTCTCCCGAACACGATAATCTTGGCGATCATGCAATCACCATGGGTCAGATGGAATTCCTCAAGAAGGCTTTTCCTGATTACACCCTGATCGAGATTGTAGCTGACAGGCTGACTTATAATTTAAAGTGCCTTGAGCAATACTCCACTCCGGATGACATCTTTGTCCTCCAGGGCGGCGGAAATTTCGGTATTGAATATTTCAGAGAAGAAGAAGTCCGCAGAAAGATCATCACCAAATTCCCCAACAACAAAATCATCCTTTTCCCTCAGACCATCTTCTTTGGAGATACCGAGCTCGGCCGCAAGGAGTTCAAGAAAACACAAAGCCTTTACAGTGCCCACAAGGACCTGACGCTGGTAGCCAGAGAAAGAACATCGTACGAGATCATGAAAGAAAACTTCAAAAACAACGATGTGCTGCTGACTCCGGACATTGTAATGTCGCTGGATATTACTGAGCCGACCCGTAAACGCGAAGGAGCCCTCCTGTGCATCAGAGCGGATAAAGAAAGTATCTTCAACGAGACGGAGAAGCAGATTATTCAGGACAGCGTCTCCAAAGCTTTTGACCGGATTACGTCTTCCGATACCTGCATCATCCGCTATATCTCGGTTGAGGAGCGGGAAAAGGAACTGTATGATCTGTGGAACCAGTTCAAAGAGGCGGAGCTTGTCATTACAGACCGGCTGCACGGGATGATTTTTGCGGCTATTACTTCCACTCCGTGCATTGCGCTCGGCAATTATAACTATAAAGTCGTGGGCAGCTACGAATGGATCAAACATCTCGGGTATATCAAATTCACTCATGACATCAATGATATTCCGCAATTAATTGAAGAATTGAGCAAGATTCCGGCTCCGAGATACAATAATGATTTCTCCACTGAGCATTATAACCAGATCATTGCAGCCATGTCGGCTAAAAAAGATGAATTCAATCCTTCATCCATCGTGACGGCTTAG
- a CDS encoding glycosyltransferase, with protein sequence MKPEISIIVPIYKVEMYLKKCVDSILSQTFRDFELILVNDGSPDKCGEICDYYKELDPRVTVIHKQNGGLSDARNYGIEIAKGKYIGFVDSDDWIEPDMYESMHGLITAHKADIVVCGHYEVQDGVYLDKEFTHEVRVYNNQEAFKKLLEDTEIKNLAWDKLYRAELFKKVRYPVGRYFEDMFATFKLFLQADKVVSLDSPKYLYLRRGDSITGEMNNAKYYDRICAWQELYEAIKDKDYPEAVEKSLARNVTEGIELCNLQMIAGETQVNKEFLAELGSFFSRHIKEIRRNNSISRQMKIASLLILTSSKAYRMLYQSKLRLKGSNLT encoded by the coding sequence ATGAAACCGGAGATAAGCATCATCGTGCCTATCTATAAAGTTGAAATGTATTTAAAGAAATGCGTCGATTCCATCCTGTCACAGACCTTCAGAGACTTCGAACTGATTCTTGTAAACGATGGCTCTCCTGACAAGTGTGGTGAGATTTGCGATTATTACAAGGAACTGGATCCGCGCGTCACGGTAATCCATAAACAAAACGGCGGACTGTCGGATGCCCGGAACTACGGGATTGAGATTGCCAAAGGAAAGTACATCGGCTTTGTAGACAGTGATGACTGGATCGAACCCGATATGTACGAGTCCATGCATGGACTGATAACAGCCCATAAAGCAGATATTGTCGTGTGCGGCCATTATGAGGTACAGGACGGCGTCTATCTTGATAAGGAATTTACCCACGAAGTGCGTGTATATAACAACCAGGAAGCCTTTAAAAAGCTGCTGGAAGATACCGAAATCAAAAATCTTGCCTGGGATAAGCTGTACCGGGCTGAGCTTTTCAAGAAGGTAAGATACCCGGTCGGCAGATATTTTGAAGACATGTTTGCGACATTCAAGCTGTTCCTTCAGGCGGACAAGGTCGTATCCCTCGATTCACCCAAATATCTGTACCTGCGTAGGGGCGACAGCATCACCGGCGAAATGAATAATGCCAAATATTATGACCGGATCTGCGCCTGGCAGGAATTATACGAGGCAATTAAGGATAAAGACTATCCCGAAGCTGTTGAAAAATCCCTGGCCCGGAATGTAACTGAAGGCATCGAGCTGTGCAATCTCCAGATGATCGCCGGAGAAACCCAAGTCAATAAAGAGTTTCTTGCAGAGCTGGGAAGCTTCTTCAGCAGACATATAAAAGAAATCAGACGTAACAACAGCATCAGCAGACAAATGAAAATAGCTTCTTTACTGATCCTCACAAGTTCTAAAGCCTACCGGATGCTGTATCAATCAAAACTTCGTTTGAAGGGAAGTAACCTGACATGA
- a CDS encoding aldose 1-epimerase family protein translates to MNTILRSETAEAVISPLGAELISFKTLDTNNEYMWSGDAEFWTGRSPVLFPIIGAARDGEIRTGGHTYTIGNHGFARRSEFKVVEADGTRAVFLLSENEHTLSSYPYKFNLLLTYTLTGSTLEISYRVENTDDQEIFFQLGTHPAFNCPLDGQGTITDYYLEFSEQEKLERLFLTDAGLVVSGKSEPVLGGENILPLSHEMFLEGALVFRNVQSRSIALRSKLTDRSVTVTSSGFPDLGIWQPKNAPFVCIEPWQGIADGEEFTGRLQDKTGVIALPEGSVHTSSLNIAIV, encoded by the coding sequence ATGAATACCATATTACGCAGCGAAACCGCCGAAGCTGTGATCAGCCCGCTTGGAGCGGAGCTGATCAGCTTCAAGACACTGGACACGAACAACGAATACATGTGGAGCGGGGATGCAGAATTCTGGACAGGCCGTTCTCCGGTACTGTTCCCGATTATCGGCGCAGCCCGGGACGGCGAGATCCGGACCGGCGGCCATACCTATACAATCGGCAATCACGGCTTTGCCCGGCGCAGCGAATTCAAAGTGGTAGAAGCTGACGGCACGCGTGCTGTATTCCTGCTCTCTGAGAATGAGCATACCCTGTCCAGCTATCCGTACAAGTTCAACTTGCTGCTCACTTACACGCTGACTGGCAGCACCCTTGAAATCAGCTACCGCGTAGAGAATACAGATGATCAGGAAATCTTCTTCCAGCTGGGCACCCATCCGGCCTTCAACTGCCCGCTGGACGGACAGGGAACGATCACGGATTACTATCTGGAATTCTCAGAGCAGGAGAAGCTCGAGCGGCTGTTCCTGACCGATGCGGGACTTGTGGTCAGCGGCAAAAGCGAACCGGTTCTGGGCGGCGAGAACATTCTCCCGCTTTCGCACGAGATGTTTCTGGAAGGTGCACTGGTCTTCCGGAACGTCCAATCCCGCAGCATCGCACTCCGGAGCAAGCTTACGGACAGGAGTGTTACGGTTACTTCCAGCGGCTTCCCTGACCTGGGAATCTGGCAGCCTAAAAACGCACCTTTTGTGTGCATCGAGCCATGGCAGGGTATCGCGGACGGGGAGGAGTTCACCGGCCGGCTGCAGGACAAAACCGGAGTAATTGCCCTGCCGGAAGGCAGTGTGCACACCAGCTCGCTGAACATTGCAATCGTGTAA
- a CDS encoding Zn-dependent hydrolase translates to MQVQKVLVNGERLKNTIEAFADFGRTEKGGVTRLSLSEQDVLARNYFRSCCEELGMSVRIDDLGNMYGTYAGTEDAPPVVIGSHLDTVKKGGRFDGVLGVIAGLEVVRTLADHGIQPRLPVTVMNFTNEEGARFEPSMMASGVLSGKFDKEEMLKKRDTEGTAFGEALEAGGYAGEAGNRIKEAAAYLELHIEQGPVLEREKLDIGLVDCVVGMACYEVEVTGESDHAGTTPMDMRRDALFAAADLITELRRKLGVLDPELVYTMGRMNVLPNIHTVIPNKVIFTVEARHKNMDIVREVEEIINSLPEELLECTVSKRKLWGRETVWFDESICAKVEEAAVALGYSHKKMASGAGHDAQFVAGFLPSAMIFVPSVNGKSHCEEELTSYGDCEKGVNVVLETVLSLAL, encoded by the coding sequence ATGCAGGTGCAGAAGGTATTGGTGAACGGCGAAAGGCTGAAGAATACGATTGAGGCTTTTGCTGACTTTGGACGTACGGAGAAGGGCGGCGTAACGAGGCTGTCCCTGTCGGAGCAGGATGTGCTGGCGCGGAATTACTTCCGTTCCTGCTGTGAGGAGCTTGGCATGTCTGTGCGGATAGACGACTTGGGGAATATGTATGGCACATATGCCGGGACGGAAGACGCACCGCCTGTCGTGATCGGCTCCCATCTGGATACTGTCAAGAAGGGCGGCAGGTTCGACGGTGTGCTTGGTGTCATTGCCGGACTTGAAGTGGTAAGGACGCTGGCGGATCACGGGATACAGCCGCGTCTCCCGGTAACCGTTATGAATTTCACCAATGAGGAGGGCGCACGCTTTGAGCCTTCCATGATGGCCTCCGGGGTGCTATCCGGCAAATTCGACAAGGAGGAGATGCTGAAGAAGAGGGACACGGAAGGCACTGCCTTCGGTGAAGCGCTGGAAGCGGGTGGTTATGCAGGTGAAGCCGGGAACCGGATCAAGGAGGCGGCGGCCTATCTGGAACTGCATATCGAGCAGGGCCCGGTGCTGGAACGGGAAAAGCTCGACATCGGGCTTGTGGACTGTGTGGTCGGCATGGCCTGCTACGAAGTCGAAGTCACGGGCGAATCGGACCATGCCGGCACGACACCGATGGATATGCGCAGGGATGCCTTGTTCGCTGCGGCTGACCTTATTACAGAGCTGCGGCGGAAGCTGGGTGTGCTTGATCCGGAACTGGTGTACACCATGGGCAGAATGAACGTGCTTCCGAACATCCATACGGTCATTCCGAACAAGGTGATCTTTACCGTCGAAGCCAGACACAAGAACATGGATATTGTCCGCGAGGTCGAAGAGATCATCAACAGTCTGCCGGAAGAGCTGCTGGAATGTACAGTTTCCAAGAGAAAGCTGTGGGGCCGTGAGACGGTATGGTTTGATGAGAGCATATGCGCCAAGGTAGAGGAAGCGGCAGTCGCTTTAGGTTATTCCCATAAAAAAATGGCCAGCGGCGCAGGGCATGATGCCCAGTTCGTGGCCGGATTTCTGCCGTCAGCGATGATCTTTGTGCCAAGTGTGAACGGTAAAAGCCACTGCGAAGAGGAGCTGACCTCATACGGCGATTGCGAAAAAGGTGTAAATGTAGTGCTGGAAACCGTATTGTCGCTTGCTCTCTAA
- the ald gene encoding alanine dehydrogenase, whose translation MIIGVPKEIKNNENRVAITPAGVVSLTAEGHKVLVEAGAGLGSGFPDEEYAAAGAELVEEASSVWASAEMVMKVKEPLESEYAYFRPNLILFTYLHLAPEPALAAALKNKGVFAIGYETVVDGRTLPLLTPMSEVAGRMSVQLGAQFLQKNYGGQGILLSGVPGVSRGKVSIIGGGVVGTNAAKMAIGLGAEVTIIDLSADRLRQLDDIFGTQISTLISNPYNIAKAVAEADLLVGAVLIPGAKAPKLVTEEMVKTMKPGSVIVDVAIDQGGIVETIDRVTTHDQPVFEKHGVLHYSVANMPGAVAKTSTIALTNVTVPYALQIANKGVFQAIEDNAGLKSGVNVAGGKITCQAVAEALGEEYFTVEQAVEQEFTLI comes from the coding sequence ATGATTATTGGAGTGCCGAAGGAAATCAAAAACAATGAGAACCGCGTGGCCATTACACCGGCCGGAGTGGTCAGCCTGACAGCAGAAGGACATAAGGTGCTGGTAGAAGCCGGAGCGGGACTCGGCAGCGGATTTCCGGACGAAGAATATGCCGCCGCCGGTGCGGAACTGGTAGAAGAGGCCTCTTCCGTATGGGCTTCCGCCGAGATGGTCATGAAGGTCAAGGAACCGCTGGAGAGCGAATACGCCTATTTCCGTCCGAATCTGATTCTCTTCACGTACCTGCATCTTGCACCGGAGCCGGCACTTGCGGCGGCACTGAAGAACAAGGGTGTCTTCGCCATCGGATACGAAACCGTTGTGGATGGACGTACACTGCCGCTGCTGACGCCGATGAGTGAAGTGGCCGGCCGGATGTCCGTCCAGCTTGGCGCGCAGTTTCTGCAAAAGAACTACGGCGGACAAGGCATTCTGCTCTCAGGTGTTCCCGGTGTCAGCAGAGGCAAGGTCAGCATTATCGGCGGCGGTGTAGTGGGCACCAATGCGGCCAAGATGGCGATCGGACTTGGAGCTGAGGTGACCATTATTGACCTGAGTGCAGACAGACTCCGCCAGCTGGACGATATCTTTGGCACACAGATCAGCACCCTGATCTCGAACCCGTACAATATCGCCAAAGCGGTAGCTGAAGCGGATCTGCTGGTCGGTGCAGTGCTGATTCCGGGCGCAAAAGCGCCGAAGCTGGTAACGGAGGAAATGGTCAAGACCATGAAGCCCGGCTCCGTCATTGTCGACGTAGCCATTGACCAGGGCGGAATTGTCGAGACAATTGACCGTGTTACCACCCATGACCAGCCGGTCTTCGAGAAGCATGGCGTGCTGCATTACTCGGTCGCCAATATGCCGGGCGCGGTTGCCAAAACTTCAACCATTGCCTTAACAAATGTCACCGTTCCTTACGCGCTGCAAATTGCGAACAAAGGGGTATTTCAGGCCATCGAGGACAACGCCGGCCTGAAGAGCGGCGTGAATGTAGCCGGCGGCAAAATCACCTGCCAGGCCGTGGCCGAAGCTCTTGGGGAAGAGTACTTCACGGTTGAGCAGGCCGTGGAGCAGGAGTTTACGCTGATCTAG